TCCGGCGTGAGCGGCGATCGCGGATTTGTCGGCGCCGCTCGCGTCCAGCACGGCCCGCAGCGCGCAACGGGGGTTGTTCTCCAGCGCCGCCAGCGTTCGCGCGTTGTGGTTGACGCGGGGTGTGGCGGGGCCGCGCAGCGCGTCCAGGCGCCGTTCAGGGGCTGCTTTCACGGTGTTGGGTTCCTTGTGGTGGTGCGACGGGATGTCGTGCGGCGTGGGTTCAAGCTTCGGCCTGCCGGCGTCGGACGTCCTGCAGCGACGCGCCGAACAGTTGCTGGTCGTCGGTGAGCTGCTTGCGGGCGCGGCGCGCGGATTCGGCTCGGGTAGCGCGGTCGCTGTCGGCGTGCACGTCCAGCTCGGCGCGGGCCGCGAGGATGACCTGGTTCGGGTCTGGCGTGCCGCTGCCCGCGGCCCGGTCCGTGCTCGTGGCGCCGGGGATGTTCACGGCGAAGCGCCACAGCAGTCGCATCGCCGCCGGGCCGGGCTCGGCCCCGGATGCTCCGGACGCGGCGATCACGGCCTCGGCGATGCGGATGGCCCTGGCGAGGAAGTCGACCCGAGGCGACAACGGGCCGATGATCCGCTGTTCCAAGACCCAGGTGCTGATCGTGACGAGCGCCCGGGCCGGGGACAGCAAGTCGTGGGTCAGGGCAGGACACAGGTAGTAGGGCCGGGCGCCCGGTGCGCTGCGGTAGGAGCGCTCCTCGTCCCGGCGCAGGCTCGACAGCTTGGACGCAGACAGCTCTCCCGGGAAGAACGCTTCGTGGACGCCGACGATGAGTTTGGGCGCGGCGGGGGTTTGAAGAAGCATCAATGCCCGATGGACGTGCTCGCGCGCCGGCAGCATCGCCCCCGGCGCGGCCCGCGGGTGCACCAGCGCATCCGCAGGCTCGACGGTCGTCGGCGCCGCGGGCGGGGCATCGGTGTCGACCAGGGCGTCCCAGGCCCGTTCGGCACGGCGGAGCTGCGCCCGCAATTCGCCGGCTCGCTCGGCGTCGCCGCCGACGGCTGCATCGCGGATCGCGCGCCGCAGCTCGGCGATGCTCTTCTCCAGCACGTCCAGCGGATCGCTCATGAACACACCCTACCAGAGTTCCAGAAGATTCCAGACTTTTCCTGAAAGATCGTGTACGGTGGTCGGCACCACCCCTCTCCGATGCGGCCTCGTTCGCCCCGACGCCGCCACTCCGCTGGGAGGCATCCCATGACGGGACGCGTGTTCCACACCTCAGACTGGCACCTCGGCCGGCAGATCGGCCGACACCGCCGCGACGCCGAGTTCGACGCGGTCCTGACCGAAATCGTCGAGATCGCCGCGGACTTCTCCCCCGACCTGATCGTGCACAGCGGCGACCTGTTCGACGGGCGCCCGACCCTGGACGACGTGCGCCGCGCAGCCGCCGCGCTGCGCCGCCTCGGGGAGATCGCTCCGGTGGTCGTCGTCGCCGGGAATCACGACACCGCCTACGTCCTGGGGTTCTTGGACTACTTCCTCACCGACATGGGACATCGGTCCGGCGACCAGGCCCGGGTGCGCTTCGCCACCGACGCCCGCCCCGATCGGCTCCTGGTCGACGAGTATCCCGCCGACGACGGCAATCTGACCCTGCGCATCGGCGCGCTCCCGTACCTGCACCCCAACCGCTTCGCCTACGACTTCGCCGACCCCGCCGCGGCGACCGCCAGCTACGCCGAGCGGATCCGCGCCGTCCAGGCCGACGTCTACCGCCGGCTCACCGCCGACCGCGGCCGACGCGACCTCCTGGTTTTCGCCGCACACCTGTTCGTCGAAGGCGCCACCCCCTCCTACTCCGAACGACCGGTCTCCATCGCCTCCGACTACGCCGCTGCTGCCGCCGACCTCCCAGGCGTCGACTACGGCGCCCTCGGCCACATCCACAAACCCCAGCCCGTCGACCGTGCAGGCTTCCCCGCGCGCTACGCAGGCAGCCCGCTGCAGCTCGACTTCGGCGAAACGCGCGACACCAAGAGCGTTGTGCTCGCCGAGATCGCACCGGGCGAACCACCGCGAATCGAGCTCGCACCGCTGACCTCCGGCCGCCAGCTGATCAACCTGACCGGGACGCTGGACGAGATCGCGCAGCGCGCCGACCGCGTCGGCGACGCATGGGTGAAAGCAGTGGTGACCGTCGACAGTCCCACACAGATGCTGTCGGAGACGCTGGCCGCGATGCTGCCGCAGGCGACCGTCGTCAGCATCGAGGAACGCCGCCCCGGAGCGGAGAAACTGGTCCTCGACCGCGAAACCTCCGCCACCGAACTGCCCACTGTCGAACAACTCCTGCACGAGTACCTAGCCGGACGGGGCGTCGCCGGGCCGGCGCTCGACCACGTCATGTCCACCCTCGCGGACGTGCAGGCCGAGCCAGATCCCGACGATCCTGCCCCCTGTTGCGAGGAGAAACTGTTGAGCGCCGCCATCGTCGGAGAAGGATTCGACAGCGTCGACCGCGCCGGCCTGCTCATCGACGCACGGGCCCACCAGGAGGAGGCGCGATGAAACCCGTCGAACTGTCCTTGACCGGCTTCCGCAGCTATCCGAACCCGGTGACTGTCGACTTCACCGGCAAGAGCCTCGCCGCTGTCCTCGGCGACACCGGAGCCGGCAAGAGCAGCCTGCTGGAGGCCATCAGCTTCGCGCTGTTCCGGAAAAGCTCGTGGGGAGGCAACGAAACCCGCCAGCTCATCGCCGACACCGCCGACGCCATGAGCGTCACGCTCACCTTCCAGCACGACGGATCCCGCTGGCGCGTGGACCGGACCATGCACGCCACCAACCCCAACGCCGGACGCCACCACCTGGTCAACCTCGACACCGGCCAGGAATACGACGGCGCCGGCCCCGTCGACGCCCGCATCAAAGCCGTGCTGCAGATGGGTTACGACACCTTCCTGCGTGTCGGGCTCCTGCCCCAGGGCAAATTCGACCAGCTCCTCACCGCGCCGCCGAGGGAAAGGACCACGCGGCTGCGGGAACTGTTCGGAGCCGACGCCCTCAACACCGTCCAACAGAGCGCCGCACGCCGTTGCCTCAGCCTCACCGACCTGCTCAAGGGCGCGGAGATCAAGCGCGCTGCCATGCCGGGCAATCCGGCACAGGCCGCCGCAGCAGCCGATGCCGCCGCTCAGACCGCCGAAGCCGACGCCCGTCGTCTGGACGACGCCCTCACTGGGATGACCGCGCTGCAGAAGCAGGCAACCGGCGCCGCCACCGCCGCGAACACCGTCGACCGCGCCGCCCGGGCCCTGGCCGACCAGGCCGTTCCCGACGCCGAGTCCGTCCTCGACGGGCTCGAGCCCGTCATCGCAGGCATAGCCGCACGCCGTGAATCCCTGGACCTCCGCGCCTACGAAGCCGCGAAACGGAACCGCGAGCTCACCGAAAAGATCGACGACCTCGATGCCCGAGGCGAAGGCCGGGACGCGCTCATCAAGGCAGCTGCGATCATGGAAAACCTCGCCGCTCGCGCGGAGGAACACCGGGCCGAGCGCGACCGGCTCGCCGCCGTCGACGAACAACTCGCACGCGACGCCGAATCCATTGCGACCACCGAGAGGCAGCTGGCAAAGCGCGCCGAGCAGGCCGAACCCCTCGCCGAGGCCGCCCGCACCGCCACCACGCTGAGCCGGCAGATACGCATCCAAGGCGACCGCGCACGCTCCCGCGTCTCCGCGGCGACTCTCGCCGCCCAGCAGGTCGCCATCGCGGCCCGAGCCGCCACCACTGCCCGAGGCAACGTCGAAGCCGCTCTAGCAGCCCTCACGGCAAGCAAAAACGAGAACACCGGTGCGGAAGAGGCCGTCACCGCCGCCGAACACCACCTCGAGGCGGTCCAGCTGCGCAACCAGGCGGCCAGCATCGCCAGCGACGTGCACCCCGGCGACGACTGCCCCGTCTGCCGGCGGCAGCTGCCCGCCGACTTCGAGCCCGAAGCCGCAAGCGAAGCCGCCCTCGACACCGCGAAAACCCAGCTCCGCAATGCAAAGGCCAAACAGAAGACGGCTGCGCGCAAGCTCGCGGACGCCGAATCAGCCCTCGCCGCCGACGAAACCGCGGTGTCTACCAGCGGCACAGAGCACGAGAAGAGTCAGCGGGCCGCGCAGCGCGCCACCGAGGAAGCCGCACAGATTCTTGCCGACTTTGCTTCCCTGGCCGCCGAAGCCGGGAACGCCTTCGACTCCGGCGTCGCGCGCGCGACCCTGACCGGGGCGACCGCAGCGCTCACCACGCACCCGGACACCAGCGCTCCCACTCCTGAATCCCTCACCGAGCCCGTCATCACCGCCCTCGCCGCAGCCGAAGAAGCCGCAGCCGACCGCGCCGAGCAGCTGCGCGAATCCGCCATCCGTCACACCGCCGCCATCGACGCCGACCGCGTTGCACTGAACAAACAGAAAACCGTCCACCACAACGCGGTCAATGACGCTCAGGCAGCCTCGACACGACAGAAGCGCGCCGCAAGCCGCATGGCCCGCGAGATGCGCGCACTGCCCGACCGGATCCAGACACTCCTGCCAGGTGACGCAGTCGACGTCACCGCAGCCGACGCCGACGCCGCACATAAGACGATCGCCGCTCTGCAGACCGCGGTCCAGCGCCTGCTCGACGAGAGGGACGAGACGAAGACTGACGCGGCCGCGGTTCTCGCCGAGCAGCGCGCCCTGGACACGGAGGCCCGGACCGCCGCGGACGAACCCCTCAATACGCTGCGCACACGCCTGAATGCCTGTGCGAACGCCGCCAACCAGGCCGTTACGCACCTCCCTGGCACCAGTCGGGACCGAGTGCCTGTCGCTGTGGCGGAGACCGACGTCACTGAGCTCCGGGTGTTCGCGAAGACGCTGGCGACCGCTGTTGCGGCTATGGGCAGCGAGCTGGCCGAAACCCACGCTGCACACCTGGCCCAGGCACACGACGCGGAAACACGACTCCGCGAGCTGGCCGCGGAGCTGGCCGACGTCGACGGCTTTGCTCCTGCCGACGACCTGACGGACCCGCAACTGCTGCACCCGCTCGTCGCAGCCCTGGCGACAGCCACCAAGGAGGCCGAGGTCCAGCGCGCCGCGCAGAACGCGGCGCAACACCACATCAAACCGGCCGCAGACCTGGACTTCGCTATTTCCGCCGGTCAAGCACGCCTGAACGCACTCAGCGTCCTGCGGACCGAACTCGTCGACGCCAAGTTCCTGCGCCACCTCACCGCGTTGAACACGCGAACGTTGCTGGGCATCGCAAGCAACAATCTTGGGCTGCTGACCGACCAAAGATTCGGCTTCAGCGACGGCTTCGAGATCGTCAGCCGCGGCTCCGGCGTCGCCCACACCCCCAACCGGCTCTCCGGCGGCGAGAAGTTCCTGGCTTCCCTCGCTCTCGCCCTGGCCTTGGCGGAACTGCACTCGCACAGCGGTCCTCGCCTCGGCTCACTGTTCCTCGACGAGGGCTTCGCCGCCCTCGACACGACGGCGCTGCAATCCGCCCTGGAAGTGCTCCGCACCCAAGCTGGAGGCGACCGCCTCGTCGTAGTGATCAGCCATCTCCATGCCGTCGCCGAGGCAGTCGACGACGTGCTGTGGGTCGAGCGCGGCCCCGCCGGCTCCTTGGCGCGCTGGATGACGCCGCCCGAACGAGACCGACTCGTCCAGGCCGACGTGGCGAGCGGCCTGCAGACCCTGGCGTAACGACGGCGACCGTTCATCCGAATGAGGTGTCTAGACGTGCGCAGCGAGCCTGGCTGGATCTTGGCGGGTGGAGGCAACAGGATTGTTGAACAACCCAGCGCCGGAGGCTCGAAGCGGGCGCAGTGGTCAGGGCAGGGCAGTAGCACGGCCCGCGTCCGGCATACTCGGCACTGGTTGCGGTCCGCGTCACGCGTACGCCGCATGCGAGGTCAGGCCATTGCACTGCTCGGGTGCGGCGCATCGAGGGCGAGATCAACTCGCGGCAGTCGGTCGTCTGCCCAGACGAGAAGTCCGAGATGCGGTTGTTGCTGCGCACCGGCCGTGGCCAGGTCAAGCAGGATCTCCCCGGTAAGCTGACGGCCCTAACGTGCCCGTGACTGCTAATCGGCTGGAGGTTTCCGTCGTGCCTGACC
This sequence is a window from Amycolatopsis benzoatilytica AK 16/65. Protein-coding genes within it:
- a CDS encoding metallophosphoesterase family protein, which codes for MTGRVFHTSDWHLGRQIGRHRRDAEFDAVLTEIVEIAADFSPDLIVHSGDLFDGRPTLDDVRRAAAALRRLGEIAPVVVVAGNHDTAYVLGFLDYFLTDMGHRSGDQARVRFATDARPDRLLVDEYPADDGNLTLRIGALPYLHPNRFAYDFADPAAATASYAERIRAVQADVYRRLTADRGRRDLLVFAAHLFVEGATPSYSERPVSIASDYAAAAADLPGVDYGALGHIHKPQPVDRAGFPARYAGSPLQLDFGETRDTKSVVLAEIAPGEPPRIELAPLTSGRQLINLTGTLDEIAQRADRVGDAWVKAVVTVDSPTQMLSETLAAMLPQATVVSIEERRPGAEKLVLDRETSATELPTVEQLLHEYLAGRGVAGPALDHVMSTLADVQAEPDPDDPAPCCEEKLLSAAIVGEGFDSVDRAGLLIDARAHQEEAR
- a CDS encoding AAA family ATPase; its protein translation is MKPVELSLTGFRSYPNPVTVDFTGKSLAAVLGDTGAGKSSLLEAISFALFRKSSWGGNETRQLIADTADAMSVTLTFQHDGSRWRVDRTMHATNPNAGRHHLVNLDTGQEYDGAGPVDARIKAVLQMGYDTFLRVGLLPQGKFDQLLTAPPRERTTRLRELFGADALNTVQQSAARRCLSLTDLLKGAEIKRAAMPGNPAQAAAAADAAAQTAEADARRLDDALTGMTALQKQATGAATAANTVDRAARALADQAVPDAESVLDGLEPVIAGIAARRESLDLRAYEAAKRNRELTEKIDDLDARGEGRDALIKAAAIMENLAARAEEHRAERDRLAAVDEQLARDAESIATTERQLAKRAEQAEPLAEAARTATTLSRQIRIQGDRARSRVSAATLAAQQVAIAARAATTARGNVEAALAALTASKNENTGAEEAVTAAEHHLEAVQLRNQAASIASDVHPGDDCPVCRRQLPADFEPEAASEAALDTAKTQLRNAKAKQKTAARKLADAESALAADETAVSTSGTEHEKSQRAAQRATEEAAQILADFASLAAEAGNAFDSGVARATLTGATAALTTHPDTSAPTPESLTEPVITALAAAEEAAADRAEQLRESAIRHTAAIDADRVALNKQKTVHHNAVNDAQAASTRQKRAASRMAREMRALPDRIQTLLPGDAVDVTAADADAAHKTIAALQTAVQRLLDERDETKTDAAAVLAEQRALDTEARTAADEPLNTLRTRLNACANAANQAVTHLPGTSRDRVPVAVAETDVTELRVFAKTLATAVAAMGSELAETHAAHLAQAHDAETRLRELAAELADVDGFAPADDLTDPQLLHPLVAALATATKEAEVQRAAQNAAQHHIKPAADLDFAISAGQARLNALSVLRTELVDAKFLRHLTALNTRTLLGIASNNLGLLTDQRFGFSDGFEIVSRGSGVAHTPNRLSGGEKFLASLALALALAELHSHSGPRLGSLFLDEGFAALDTTALQSALEVLRTQAGGDRLVVVISHLHAVAEAVDDVLWVERGPAGSLARWMTPPERDRLVQADVASGLQTLA